A genomic stretch from Penicillium digitatum chromosome 4, complete sequence includes:
- a CDS encoding major facilitator superfamily domain-containing protein, which translates to MSRSNPGHFQLWDTAGAVKNVAMGQAQFLDFREKDAIGTKDLGSCSVVVIASAHGAILAHIPPHPQATINPTSGDANVQLMMNQVGTLYRDKRQFFPSAETIVICAVFQGQVALPSQLDIMQMSLIGLGLTTKIISYEVPGNSTIVGKGTVIVIKKRDYVKPKILVEDRHVNL; encoded by the coding sequence ATGTCCAGATCCAACCCCGGACATTTTCAATTATGGGATACCGCTGGAGCTGTTAAGAATGTCGCAATGGGTCAAGCCCAGTTCCTTGATTTCCGAGAAAAAGACGCTATTGGGACCAAAGATCTTGGGTCATGCTCTGTCGTGGTCATTGCATCTGCGCATGGTGCAATACTCGCACACATTCCTCCACATCCACAAGCAACGATTAACCCAACAAGTGGTGATGCCAATGTTCAACTTATGATGAACCAGGTCGGCACGCTATATCGGGATAAACGACAATTTTTCCCTTCTGCCGAAACGATCGTTATATGTGCAGTATTCCAAGGACAAGTTGCCCTGCCAAGCCAGCTCGATATCATGCAAATGAGTCTAATTGGACTTGGGCTGACCACTAAAATAATTTCCTACGAGGTGCCCGGAAACTCTACAATTGTGGGGAAGGGGACAGTCATTGTGATTAAAAAGCGTGATTATGTGAAGCCAAAGATCCTGGTGGAGGATCGTCACGTGAATTTATGA
- a CDS encoding Ankyrin repeat-containing domain, whose amino-acid sequence MSAHQTPAGHISRFGTPPSIPAKTLLLVHQVPELGEQQLREFLDRSVRDGCDIRHFYEVMIDAIWSNKVYLVKELLRCNIPISSIYVLEAVKGKAKDILTAFFDNGWDINAPMGGMDPPILANALEDLDMTTWLLDRGADPNTRCHIDVTPLSYAVKYADLPIIDLLLRRGGDVRIGQLVHNAIYREFDTLQVVEILIDRGASLDSLMYHDHLYSWNMFPFMRETPLHTAVALKRHDVIRYLIHKGANVNIKNYGGQTVIQSAGEDTKRVIMQEIQKSSTLHASL is encoded by the exons ATGTCTGCTCATCAAACCCCTGCTGGACATATCAGTCGGTTTGGAACCcccccttcgatcccagcaAAGACGCTCCTGTTAGTTCACCAGGTACCCGAGCTTGGCGAGCAACAGTTGCGAGAATTTCTTGATCGCAGTGTCCGTGATGGTTGTGATATTCGTCATTTCTACGAGGTTATGATTGATGCTATCTGGTCAAACAAGGTATATCTCGTGAAGGAGCTACTCCGATGTAATATACCTATATCGTCAATCTATGTACTCGAAGCTGTCAAGGGAAAGGCGAAAGATATCCTGACAGCATTCTTCGATAACGGCTGGGATATTAACGCGCCAATGGGTGGCATGGACCCCCCAATTCTTGC CAACGCTCTCGAGGACCTGGATATGACAACATGGCTCCTTGATCGTGGCGCAGATCCGAATACGCGATGTCATATCGATGTTACCCCGCTCTCCTATGCTGTCAAATATGCCGATTTGCCAATCATTGATCTTCTCCTACGCCGTGGTGGTGATGTCAGAATAGGCCAGCTTGTGCATAATGCGATTTATAGAGAGTTCGACACCCTCCAAGTTGTTGAAATCCTCATTGATCGGGGTGCTTCTCTTGATTCCCTTATGTACCACGACCATCTATATTCTTGGAACATGTTTCCCTTTATGAGGGAAACTCCCCTACACACGGCAGTGGCTCTCAAAAGACATGACGTTATTCGTTATCTGATTCACAAAGGAGCAAACGTGAACATTAAAAACTACGGGGGCCAAACAGTCATTCAATCTGCAGGTGAAGACACCAAAAGAGTGATTATGCAAGAGATTCAGAAGAGCAGCACGTTACACGCATCTTTGTGA
- a CDS encoding Zinc finger protein 585B has protein sequence MSRPGPEQTATTEEPPATAEEPPATTEEPPATTEEPPATAEEPPATTEEPPATAEEPPATAEEPPATTEEPPATAEVPPATAEDPPATTEDPPATTEEPPATTEEPPATTEEPPATAEEPPATAEEPPATAEEPPATAEEPPATAEDPPATAEEPPATTEEPPATAEEPPATAEDPPATTEDPPATTEEPPATTEEPPATAEEPPATAEEPPATAEEPPATTEEPPATTEEPPATAEEPPATAEDPPATTEEPPATTEEPPATAEEPPATTEEPPATAEEPPATCKVPSEEPACTTNWSRETRHCSRIASCVCCVCKKEIQHVRNYNRGHRDCTEPQDRH, from the exons atgtcacg acccggtcctgagcagaccgctaccaccgaagaaccgcctgctaccgctgaagaaccgcctgctaccactgaagaaccgcctgctaccactgaagaaccgcctgctaccgctgaagaaccgcctgctaccactgaagaaccgcctgctaccgctgaagaaccgcctgctaccgctgaagaaccgcctgctaccactgaagaaccgcctgctaccgctgaagtaccgcctgctaccgctgaagatccgcctgctaccactgaagatccgcccgctaccaccgaagaaccgcctgctaccactgaagaaccgcctgctaccactgaagaaccgcctgctaccgctgaagaaccgcctgctaccgctgaagaaccgcctgctaccgctgaagaaccgcctgctaccgctgaagaaccgcctgctaccgctgaagatccgcctgctaccgctgaagaaccgcctgctaccactgaagaaccgcctgctaccgctgaagaaccgcctgctaccgctgaagatccgcctgctaccactgaagatccgcctgctaccactgaagaaccgcctgctaccactgaagaaccgcctgctaccgctgaagaaccgcctgctaccgctgaagaaccgcctgctaccgctgaagaaccgcctgctaccactgaagaaccgcctgctaccactgaagaaccgcctgctaccgctgaagaaccgcctgctaccgctgaagatccgcctgctaccactgaagaaccgcctgctaccactgaagaaccgcctgctaccgctgaagaaccgcctgctaccactgaagaaccgcctgctaccgctgaagaaccgcctgctacctgtaaagtcccgtccgaggaacctgcctgcacgaccaactggtctcgagaaacgagacattgcagccgtatcgctagctgcgtgtgctgcgtatgcaagaaagaaatacagcatgttcgcaattacaaccgcggacatcgagactgcactgaaccccaagaccgacactga
- a CDS encoding PIF1 helicase — translation MMFISAILNAPLDSSLASQIWDKFKEHFGDDLPPRIRRLTNQFDPPNDKSNEDLALWYIQQDLAFSDKTLEEYDLPYPINDWASILTVQYEEVQEELSYDLDKQRSDFEQRYHLMTEGQKAAFDSIVRQVEGDPNNARFFLHGPGGTGKTFIYHALASYFRWRSPGAAGSNTRASIVQSTLQFAYVWDSSIQILSLVENMRLRSINPANVSLAQWLSQLCTDEAMEGLIPVPDCLLPNTGYEVDKFVDSIYPEDDLHRLANVADPTTLSRSCRFFAERAILTTKNTDVDAFNESILPFLPTEEWSLKLSDSCDLGAGLNSEIDLREDLTPQYLRTLSPNGFPLSDIRVKKGAPVMLLRNIDPRNGL, via the exons ATGATGTTTATATCCGCTATCCTAAATGCTCCTTTGGATAGTTCTTTAGCAAGTCAAATCTGGGATAAGTTCAAGGAGCATTTCGGCGATGATCTTCCTCCTCGCATTCGCCGGTTAACCAACCAGTTCGACCCACCTAACGATAAATCAAATGAGGACTTGGCTCTTTGGTATATCCAGCAGGATCTCGCATTCTCTGATAAGACGTTAGAGGAATATGATCTCCCTTACCCTATCAATGATTGGGCCTCTATCCTTACTGTTCAATATGAGGAGGTTCAGGAGGAATTATCCTACGATCTGGATAAGCAACGCAGTGATTTTGAACAACGATATCACCTTATGACAGAAGGTCAGAAGGCTGCCTTTGATAGTATTGTCCGGCAGGTCGAGGGAGACCCAAACAATGCCCGTTTCTTCCTACATGGTCCTGGTGGGACAGGGAAAACTTTTATTTACCACGCGCTAGCTTCGTATTTCCGATGGCGCTCCCCTGGTGCTGCG GGTAGTAATACCCGCGCCTCGATTGTTCAATCCACTCTACAGTTTGCCTATGTCTGGGATTCTTCAATCCAAATTCTCTCATTGGTTGAAAATATGCGCCTTCGCTCAATAAATCCTGCCAATGTCTCCCTCGCCCAATGGCTTTCCCAGCTTTGTACGGATGAAGCGATGGAGGGGTTGATTCCGGTACCAGATTGTCTCCTCCCAAATACAGGCTATGAGGTAGATAAATTTGTGGACTCAATTTATCCCGAAGATGACTTGCATCGGTTAGCTAATGTGGCCGATCCTACAACTCTCTCACGTTCCTGTCGGTTCTTTGCGGAGCGCGCTATTCTAACAACAAAGAAtactgatgttgatgcctttAATGAGTCTATTCTTCCGTTTCTCCCAACCGAAGAATGGAGTTTAAAGTTATCAGACTCATGTGACCTTGGTGCCGGTCTCAATTCTGAAATTGATCTACGGGAAGATTTAACACCGCAATATCTACGCACTCTATCTCCGAATGGTTTCCCATTAAGTGATATTCGCGTAAAGAAGGGCGCTCCGGTAATGCTGCTTCGGAATATCGATCCGCGTAACGGCCTTTGA
- a CDS encoding ATP-dependent DNA helicase pif1, translating to MQLNQALTFTSVSATRDSRLSRSEAVLTYSIEGTNRHFSGPLRGESPSYAGLYMIDPNTADDIRSNMNPNLQTAGRRVMSKISRWVEANNDFVPLFRRARIALEESRLPQLRLNAQLRLIPNPQGGRQYDLPVSTHEIGAFLPESNRLRYIDAEWSRESGRDICLYLHERPDSRIDADFPRISDLVHEVDEVLGINGRPQYLALIHQSHPLYLPLHYVLFWPEGGVGHHRALRLRNTTQSGARRVRDKITPQMWARFLLYTRSNSFNIVHRGGALFQQFLVDLYLMVEKGRLEFYSAPRNQKKFRAEQYTK from the exons ATGCAGCTGAACCAAGCATTGACCTTCACTTCGGTTTCTGCAACCCGTGATAGCCGTCTTAGTAGAAGTGAGGCCGTTTTGACGTATTCCATTGAGGGCACGAATCGTCATTTCTCGGGACCTTTACGTG GTGAGAGCCCGTCATACGCTGGACTGTATATGATTGATCCTAATACCGCGGATGATATTCGCTCGAACATGAATCCAAACCTCCAGACCGCAGGGCGCCGTGTTATGTCAAAGATTAGCCGCTGGGTCGAGGCGAATAACGACTTTGTGCCTCTTTTTCGACGTGCACGGATAGCCTTAGAGGAGTCTCGCTTGCCCCAGTTACGTTTGAATGCCCAGCTACGACTTATACCAAATCCACAGGGTGGGCGCCAGTATGATCTACCGGTATCTACCCATGAAATTGGTGCTTTCCTTCCTGAATCAAATCGCCTTCGATACATTGACGCTGAATGGAGTCGCGAAAGTGGCCGTGATATATGTCTATATCTCCACGAACGACCAGATAGTCGCATAGATGCAGACTTCCCTAGGATTTCTGACTTGGTGCACGAAGTCGACGAAGTGTTAGGAATAAATGGACGGCCTCAATACCTTGCTTTGATTCACCAATCCCACCCTTTATACCTTCCCCTTCACTATGTGCTTTTTTGGCCAGAGGGTGGTGTAGGACATCACCGTGCGCTACGTCTTCGGAATACAACACAGTCTGGTGCGAGAAGAGTCCGTGATAAAATCACTCCGCAGATGTGGGCAAGGTTCCTACTCTATACCCGGTCAAATTCTTTCAATATCGTTCATCGAGGTGGGGCTCTCTTCCAGCAGTTCTTGGTTGACCTTTACCTTATGGTAGAGAAGGGACGTTTGGAGTTCTATTCTGCCCCGAGGAACCAGAAGAAGTTCCGTGCTGAACAATACACAAAGTAA
- a CDS encoding Protein kinase-like domain codes for MEETIAELRRQLEEERQAREEAERRQGEAERLQGEAERRQGEAERRQGEAERRQGEAERHVQSNTLFTLLDRCHNYLSQAIRVETDATLTTQGDATNPVNRLYPKRIVPWLDFPQLQEQVWRKLDRTAALTSRPLFPSDTQIDYVFANIQNRPIYSEASLRNFERDTVDNFVEMVIKALRDDEVFRHEFGIQGQVTFYDRMNLSETSLQNSLEQMNLQDVRTPQRFANTRPGRRRGRGRGAIQGNNRDGTTRRRNRRADQFCVHLMADERQIPIYAVEFKAPHKVTIPELVAGLHQINLARDVINQEGDTFEFHATYLVAAVVTQIFSYMIDIGVQYGYICTGEAFVFLYIPEDDPTVVQYFLCIPNQDVQADDELRLHRTAIGQVLAFTLQALAAKAPSQEWHDAAYDKLETWDVEYLDVLRKIPETLRKDPRASNYRPSHWKLEPKTHNTRSRARCKPDISTPKHSSTEGSGSDEESHSPSIAAAARSGSSRGRGNNRQSTKESESKRAGQNNKQTSRKDGQSTRPYCTIACIRGIVNREPLDQECPNWKLHGGQRHSIGPQEFTRRLHRQLTQNRNHGFEQLHVCGRTGYLVKATLLSHGYTVVIKATTMEKQHRLQAEANNYRHLRSLQGNQIPVCLGTFTPQVLYWYHGELMAQMMILSWSGKRLQYIINDENSRFFHQERDKALTVLRSHGVIHGDSEWRNMLWDDLGARLFVIDLEEVKWLKCPRALEPTFGNMRHSHRVGVGKSRKKLLSSSTAVCS; via the coding sequence ATGGAAGAAACGATCGCCGAGCTACGGCGTCAGCTTGAGGAGGAGAGACAGGCGCGAGAAGAGGCGGAGAGACGccagggagaggcggaacgactccagggagaggcggaacgacgccagggagaggcggaacgacgccagggagaggcggaacgacgccagggagaggcggaaCGACATGTGCAGTCCAACACACTATTCACCCTTCTCGATCGCTGCCACAACTATCTGTCTCAAGCGATCAGAGTCGAGACGGATGCAACCCTCACGACTCAGGGCGATGCGACCAACCCGGTGAACAGACTTTACCCCAAGCGCATAGTCCCTTGGCTTGATTTCCCTCAGCTCCAGGAGCAAGTCTGGAGGAAACTCGACCGCACGGCTGCCTTAACCTCGCGCCCTCTCTTCCCTTCTGATACCCAAATCGATTATGTCTTTGCGAATATCCAGAACAGACCGATTTATTCGGAGGCGTCCCTTCGAAATTTCGAGCGAGACACGGTGGATAATTTTGTTGAAATGGTTATCAAGGCGTTGCGAGATGATGAAGTCTTTCGACATGAGTTTGGAATCCAAGGTCAAGTCACCTTTTACGACCGCATGAACCTATCGGAAACTTCGCTACAGAACAGTTTAGAGCAAATGAATCTTCAGGACGTGCGAACACCCCAACGATTCGCGAACACTAGGCCTGGGAGACGCagaggaaggggaagaggCGCGATACAGGGAAACAATAGGGATGGCACTACACGAAGACGTAATCGTCGTGCCGACCAGTTCTGCGTGCACCTTATGGCTGATGAACGACAAATACCAATATATGCGGTGGAGTTCAAAGCGCCGCATAAGGTGACAATCCCCGAATTGGTGGCGGGTCTACACCAGATAAATCTAGCTCGCGATGTCATTAACCAGGAAGGCGATACGTTTGAGTTTCATGCCacctacctcgtcgccgcTGTGGTCACTCAGATATTCTCATACATGATCGATATTGGGGTTCAATACGGCTATATCTGCacaggagaagcttttgtttttctctatATCCCGGAGGATGATCCCACAGTTGTTCAATATTTTTTGTGTATCCCAAACCAGGACGTGCAGGCGGACGATGAACTACGCCTCCACCGGACCGCTATCGGCCAGGTGCTTGCATTCACCCTTCAAGCGCTAGCCGCCAAAGCTCCGTCtcaagaatggcatgatgcgGCATACGACAAGCTAGAGACCTGGGATGTCGAATACCTAGATGTGTTGAGAAAAATCCCCGAGACTCTCCGTAAAGACCCGCGAGCCTCCAATTATCGACCATCGCACTGGAAACTAGAGCCGAAGACGCACAATACACGATCCCGCGCTCGCTGCAAACCAGATATCTCTACTCCAAAGCATTCGTCGACCGAAGGCAGCGGTAGTGATGAAGAATCGCACTCGCCATCTATCGCTGCAGCGGCTCGTAGCGGGTCGAGCCGTGGCCGAGGCAATAACCGCCAATCAACTAAGGAAAGCGAAAGCAAACGAGCCGGTCAGAATAATAAACAGACCTCTCGAAAAGATGGGCAATCTACACGACCCTACTGCACAATTGCCTGTATCCGCGGCATCGTTAACCGAGAACCTCTGGATCAAGAATGCCCTAACTGGAAACTCCACGGCGGCCAGAGACACTCTATAGGACCGCAGGAGTTCACACGCCGGCTTCACCGCCAACTTAcccaaaaccgaaaccatggGTTTGAACAGCTTCACGTCTGTGGTCGGACAGGTTACCTCGTCAAAGCTACCCTTCTATCACACGGGTACACTGTGGTCATTAAAGCTACCACAATGGAGAAGCAGCATCGCCTTCAAGCGGAGGCGAACAATTATCGTCACCTCAGGAGCTtacaaggaaatcaaatccCCGTCTGTCTTGGCACATTTACGCCACAAGTCTTATATTGGTACCATGGCGAATTAATGGCGCAGATGATGATACTGAGCTGGTCTGGAAAACGGCTTCAGTATATTATCAACGATGAGAATTCCAGATTCTTTCACCAGGAGCGCGACAAAGCTCTGACCGTGCTCCGGTCGCATGGAGTTATCCACGGCGACAGTGAGTGGCGCAATATGCTGTGGGATGACCTAGGTGCTCGCTTGTTTGTTATTGACCTGGAGGAAGTGAAATGGTTGAAGTGCCCTCGGGCTCTTGAACCAACCTTTGGCAACATGCGGCATAGCCATCGCGTCGGGGTGGggaaaagtagaaaaaagcTCTTGTCCAGCTCAACTGCTGTCTGCTCATGA
- a CDS encoding 2OG-Fe(II) oxygenase family oxidoreductase, putative, translating to MRDRSHFQELPTEPHGIFWQDNFVDAEHEQRLISVFSNELEWPDRPGRISLHYGYSFDYKTFGIDPEIPYKEFPEWLLPLIPTTEDRPPDQVCLQYYPPGAGIPPHVDAHKPYDQLYALSLGAPAIMIFRRGEERVEVDLTPRSMIQMSGESRLHWTHGIRKRKNDPLPDGTARPRGKRWSITYRWLRDGECECGNLELCDTAQRRNGVEKEKRSLKALAEQAALTAPVV from the coding sequence ATGAGAGATCGGAGCCACTTTCAAGAGTTGCCCACCGAGCCACACGGGATCTTTTGGCAAGACAATTTTGTTGATGCCGAACACGAGCAACGACTCATCTCGGTCTTTTCCAACGAGCTAGAATGGCCCGACCGCCCTGGCCGAATATCGCTCCACTATGGCTACAGCTTCGACTATAAAACATTCGGAATAGACCCTGAGATTCCATACAAGGAATTCCCAGAATGGCTCCTGCCTCTCATCCCGACAACCGAGGACCGGCCTCCAGACCAGGTCTGTCTGCAGTACTATCCTCCAGGCGCGGGCATTCCGCCCCATGTAGATGCACACAAGCCATATGATCAGCTCTACGCGCTATCTCTTGGTGCACCGGCGATTATGATATTCCGCCGGGGCGAGGAACGCGTCGAAGTTGACTTGACCCCGCGGAGCATGATACAGATGAGCGGCGAGTCAAGGTTGCATTGGACGCATGGTATTAGGAAGCGAAAGAATGATCCTCTCCCGGATGGGACGGCGAGGCCGCGCGGGAAGCGCTGGAGTATCACTTATCGCTGGCTCAGGGATGGGGAATGTGAATGTGGGAATCTGGAGCTGTGTGACACGGCTCAGCGACGGAATggtgttgaaaaagagaagagatcGCTAAAGGCTTTGGCGGAGCAGGCTGCGCTCACGGCACCGGTGGTATAG